One segment of Streptomyces sp. NBC_01463 DNA contains the following:
- a CDS encoding LCP family protein, protein MTEQSGSASRIRATGKRRRKPSGRRRATVIAAWSLAGVVVVGGAGLGYAYVHLNGNLKAVDINNALGKDRPDNVDNGSEDILVLGSDSRSGANSQYGEDQGGARSDTAMVVHVNKGHKTASVVSIPRDTLVTRPECTGDESGQPVAGEQRAMFNTAYEVGGPACAVKTVESMSGIRMDHYIEVDFTGFKKLVDKLGGVEITTKQAINDPKSHLNLEPGTHTLNGEQSLGLVRTRKSVGDGSDLGRIQLQQAFIKALMEQAKSVGILNGTKLYGIADTATKAITTDSDLGSVKELASFASGLKGLGSNDVHMVTLPVEYDPADPNRVIPQEKAGKQVWTALLNDRPIPASATEKSAGDKGDAGQIVQ, encoded by the coding sequence ATGACCGAGCAGAGCGGGAGCGCCAGCCGAATACGGGCCACCGGCAAGCGCCGGAGGAAGCCGTCCGGTCGCCGCAGGGCGACCGTCATAGCCGCCTGGAGCCTGGCCGGCGTGGTCGTCGTGGGCGGAGCGGGGCTCGGCTACGCGTACGTCCACCTCAACGGCAATCTCAAGGCCGTCGACATCAACAACGCGCTGGGCAAGGACCGCCCCGACAACGTCGACAACGGCTCCGAGGACATCCTCGTCCTCGGCTCCGACTCCCGTTCCGGTGCCAACTCCCAGTACGGCGAGGACCAGGGCGGCGCGCGCTCCGACACCGCGATGGTCGTGCACGTCAACAAGGGCCACAAGACGGCGAGCGTCGTCTCCATCCCGCGCGACACCCTCGTCACCCGGCCCGAGTGCACGGGCGACGAGAGCGGACAGCCCGTCGCCGGGGAGCAGCGCGCGATGTTCAACACCGCGTACGAGGTCGGCGGACCGGCCTGCGCGGTCAAGACCGTCGAGTCGATGTCGGGGATCCGGATGGACCACTACATCGAGGTCGACTTCACCGGGTTCAAGAAGCTGGTCGACAAGCTCGGCGGTGTCGAGATCACCACCAAGCAGGCGATCAACGACCCCAAGAGCCATCTGAACCTCGAACCCGGCACCCACACACTGAACGGCGAGCAGTCGCTCGGCCTGGTCCGTACCCGCAAGAGCGTCGGCGACGGCAGCGACCTCGGCCGCATCCAGCTCCAGCAGGCCTTCATCAAGGCGCTGATGGAACAGGCCAAGAGCGTGGGCATCCTGAACGGCACCAAGCTCTACGGCATCGCGGACACCGCGACCAAGGCCATCACCACCGACTCCGACCTCGGCTCGGTCAAGGAGCTCGCGTCCTTCGCGAGCGGGCTCAAGGGGCTCGGCTCGAACGACGTCCACATGGTGACCCTGCCCGTCGAGTACGACCCGGCCGACCCGAACCGTGTCATTCCGCAGGAGAAGGCCGGCAAGCAGGTGTGGACGGCGCTCCTGAACGACCGGCCGATCCCCGCCTCCGCCACCGAGAAGTCGGCGGGCGACAAGGGCGACGCGGGCCAGATCGTCCAGTGA
- the rho gene encoding transcription termination factor Rho, translating into MSDTTDLMGVTADKSVDSAAPAEGAATGTTARRRRSGTGLDGMVLAELQQVASGLGIKGTARMRKSQLIEVIKEAQAGSSAPKAKAAAAPAEEAETKPKRRATSKARTGAGDDTPAAAPAEKAAAQQQIDIPGQPASDEPPTGERRRRRATAQAGSPDTKADTKAQAKDRSQDEPKHEAAAEDRSESKAEAAADNAEGRRGDRQDRGQRGERGDRRERQRDRRGKGDEQGGGQGGQRQRQGGQGGGQGGQNQGNQGNQGQQGGGGPQDDGFDDEGGRRGRRGRYRDRRGRRGRDDFASDAPPVTDDDVLIPVAGILDILDNYAFIRTSGYLPGPNDVYVSLAQVRKNGLRKGDHVTGAVRQPKDGERREKFNALVRLDSVNGMAPETGRGRPEFQKLTPLYPQDRLRLETDSNVLTTRIIDLVAPIGKGQRGLIVAPPKTGKTMILQAIANAITVNSPECHLMVVLVDERPEEVTDMQRSVKGEVISSTFDRPAEDHTTVAELAIERAKRLVELGHDVVVLLDSITRLGRAYNLAAPASGRILSGGVDSTALYPPKRFFGAARNIEDGGSLTILATALVETGSRMDEVIFEEFKGTGNMELKLDRKLSDKRIFPAVDVDASSTRKEEILLGSDELAITWKLRRVLHALDQQQAIELLLDRMKKTQSNAEFLLQIQKTTPAPGNND; encoded by the coding sequence GTGAGCGACACCACCGATCTGATGGGCGTGACTGCCGACAAGAGCGTCGACAGCGCCGCGCCCGCCGAAGGTGCTGCCACTGGCACCACCGCACGGCGCCGCCGCTCCGGCACCGGCCTTGACGGCATGGTCCTGGCCGAGCTGCAGCAGGTCGCGTCCGGCCTCGGCATCAAGGGCACTGCGCGGATGCGCAAGAGCCAGCTGATCGAGGTCATCAAGGAGGCCCAGGCCGGCTCCTCCGCCCCCAAGGCCAAGGCCGCCGCGGCCCCCGCCGAAGAGGCGGAGACCAAGCCGAAGCGCCGGGCCACCTCCAAGGCGCGCACCGGCGCCGGGGACGACACCCCGGCCGCCGCTCCCGCCGAGAAGGCCGCGGCCCAGCAGCAGATCGACATCCCCGGTCAGCCGGCCAGCGACGAGCCGCCCACGGGCGAGCGCCGTCGCCGCCGTGCGACCGCGCAGGCGGGCAGCCCGGACACCAAGGCGGACACCAAGGCGCAGGCCAAGGACCGCTCGCAGGACGAGCCGAAGCACGAGGCCGCTGCCGAGGACCGTTCCGAGTCCAAGGCCGAAGCCGCCGCGGACAACGCCGAGGGCCGTCGTGGCGACCGTCAGGACCGCGGACAGCGGGGCGAGCGCGGTGACCGCCGCGAGCGTCAGCGCGACCGCCGCGGCAAGGGCGACGAGCAGGGCGGTGGCCAGGGCGGCCAGCGCCAGCGCCAGGGCGGTCAGGGCGGTGGCCAGGGTGGCCAGAACCAGGGCAACCAGGGCAACCAGGGGCAGCAGGGCGGCGGCGGACCGCAGGACGACGGCTTCGACGACGAGGGCGGTCGCCGTGGCCGCCGCGGCCGCTACCGCGACCGCCGTGGCCGTCGCGGGCGTGACGACTTCGCGAGCGACGCACCGCCGGTCACCGACGACGACGTCCTGATCCCCGTCGCGGGCATCCTGGACATCCTCGACAACTACGCGTTCATCCGGACCTCCGGCTACCTGCCGGGCCCGAACGACGTGTACGTCTCGCTCGCCCAGGTCCGCAAGAACGGCCTGCGCAAGGGTGACCACGTCACCGGCGCGGTGCGCCAGCCCAAGGACGGCGAGCGCCGCGAGAAGTTCAACGCGCTGGTCCGCCTCGACTCGGTCAACGGCATGGCGCCCGAAACCGGCCGCGGCCGCCCGGAGTTCCAGAAGCTGACGCCGCTCTACCCGCAGGACCGGCTCCGCCTGGAGACCGACTCCAACGTCCTGACGACGCGGATCATCGACCTGGTCGCCCCCATCGGCAAGGGCCAGCGAGGCCTGATCGTGGCCCCGCCGAAGACCGGTAAGACCATGATCCTGCAGGCGATCGCCAACGCGATCACGGTCAACAGCCCCGAGTGCCACCTGATGGTCGTCCTGGTCGACGAGCGTCCGGAAGAGGTCACCGACATGCAGCGGTCGGTGAAGGGCGAGGTCATCTCCTCGACCTTCGACCGTCCCGCCGAGGACCACACCACCGTCGCCGAGCTGGCCATCGAGCGCGCCAAGCGTCTCGTCGAGCTGGGTCACGACGTGGTCGTCCTGCTGGACTCGATCACCCGTCTGGGACGCGCGTACAACCTCGCCGCCCCGGCCTCCGGCCGCATCCTGTCCGGTGGTGTCGACTCGACCGCGCTCTACCCGCCGAAGCGCTTCTTCGGTGCGGCGCGCAACATCGAGGACGGCGGCTCGCTGACCATCCTGGCCACCGCGCTCGTCGAGACCGGCTCGCGCATGGACGAGGTGATCTTCGAGGAGTTCAAGGGCACCGGCAACATGGAGCTCAAGCTCGACCGCAAGCTCTCCGACAAGCGCATCTTCCCCGCGGTGGACGTCGACGCGTCCAGCACCCGTAAGGAAGAAATCCTGCTCGGCAGCGACGAGTTGGCGATTACCTGGAAGCTGCGCCGGGTGCTCCACGCACTCGACCAGCAGCAGGCGATCGAGCTCCTCCTGGACCGGATGAAGAAGACCCAGTCCAACGCGGAGTTCCTGCTCCAGATCCAGAAGACGACACCGGCCCCGGGCAACAACGACTAG